The Chryseobacterium sp. LJ668 genome segment TCAGTCGAAGTTGACTTTAATGTCAGAATCTTTACGAAATGACGGTCGGATCTGGGTTCCTTTAAAAGAAAATGAAAACAGAAAAGCCAATGACATTCCTGAAAATGAAAGAGATTATTATCTGGAGAGACGATATCCTACTTTCGGAAATCTGGCACCAAGAGATATTTCATCAAGGGCAGCGAAAGAAAGAATCGATGCTGGTTTCGGAATCGGACCATTGAAAAATGCAGTCTATCTGGATTTCTCAAAAGCACTTAAGGAACAGGGAGAAGAAAAAATCCAGGAGAAATACGGAAATCTATTTAATATGTATCTTAAAATCACTGGTTATAATGCGTATGAGGAACCGATGATGATCTCACCTTCCGCACACTTTTCGATGGGTGGTCTTTGGGTAGATTATGAATTGATGACCACCATTCCGGGGTTATTTGCTTTAGGAGAAGCTAATTTTGCAGACCACGGAGCCAATCGACTGGGTGCAAACTCTCTGCTTCAGGCCTCTGTTGACGGATATTTTATCGCACCTTATACGATTGCCAATTACTTATCTCAGGAAATTCATACCGGAAAAATTTCGACGGATGGTATTGAATTTGAGAACGCGGAATCTCAGGTAAAACAACAGATTGAAAATTTTATTCAAATTAATGGAACAAAAACCGTTGATTATTTTCATAAAACCTTAGGGAAACTGCTTTATGATTACTGTGGATTGGCAAGAAATGCAGAAGGTCTGAAATTCGCCATCGAGGAGATCCGAAAACTGAAAGAGGAATTTTATAAAGACGTCAAAGTTTCCGGGCAAGCCGATACAATGAACAGTGAACTGGAAAAAGCAGGTCGCGTGGCCGATTATTTTGAAATTGGTGAACTGATGTGCTATGATGCCTTAACAAGAAACGAATCCTGCGGCGCCCATTTTCGAGAAGAATATCAAACTCCAGAAGGCGAAGCATTGAGGAACGATGCTGAATTTCAATTCATCTCAGCCTGGGCTTGGACGGGTGATAATAACGAGCCTGAACTTATCAAAGAACCTTTAGTTTTCGAAGAGATACAACCCACTGTAAGAAGTTATAAATAGAATAGAGAATTATGGATTTACATCTTAAAATATGGAGACAGAAAGATCATCAGAGCGAAGGGAAACTGGTGAACTATGATTTAACAGAATTAAATCCTCACATGTCTTTCCTTGAAATGCTGGACACTTTAAATGAAAAATTGATTCTTAAAGGAGAAGAACCTGTAGAATTTGACCACGACTGCCGTGAAGGAATCTGCGGGCAATGCGGCTTTATGATCAACGGCCGTGCGCACGGACCTCTTGCAAAAACTACAATATGTCAGCTTCATCTGCGATCCTTTAAAGATGGAGAAAGAATTGTAATTGAACCTTTCCGAGCCTTAGGATTTCCACTAAAAAGAGATTTAAAAGTAGACCGTTCTGCGTTTGATAGGATTATATCATCAGGAGGTTTTGTGTCAATAAACACGGGCCAGGCTCCAGATGCCACCGCTGTTGCAGTTACTCATGAAACAGCAGAAGAAGCCTTTGATTCGGCCGCTTGCATTGGGTGTGGTGCCTGTGTTGCTGCCTGTAAAAACGGAAGTGCAAGTCTTTTTACTTCAGCTAAAATAATGCATATGGCATTACTTCCACAAGGAAAAGAAGAAAGAAAAAACCGAGTCTTAAATATGGTAAAACAAATGGATTCCGAACATTTCGGTCATTGTTCCTTCACTGAAGCTTGCGAAGTTGAATGCCCGCAAGGAATTTCTGTTTTGAATATTGCCCGAATGAATTATGAATATGGCAGAGCATTATTTCTGAGGAAGAAATAATTTTTAATTTAGCTCTCTACTTCTTTACCACATACAATTTTTTTAGTTTGTGGAGCTTTATTTTCATAGTGTTATAAGAAATTTAATGTCAATAATAAAAGATCACAGGTTAGAACGACTATTTTTTAAATAATCATTTAACTCAATTTGATCTTGTTACGTTTTTTTCTGTTCATATTTTTATTTATCATTGATTTTTCTTGTGAGTTCTGTTCTGGTAGACTATTGCTGATTGAGAGCTTAATTTTTCTTTCGATTACAGCTAAATCATTTTATGAATCAACAATAGATCTTCTTTCGGTCAAGTGTTTTTGATGATCTCACTTAGAATTGGAATATCATTACGTAATTCTTTTATTTTTTTCTCTTCTTGTTTGATGAGTTCAGGAATTTTTTCTAAGGCATTGAGAAAATTCATTGATGCTAATTTTGAGTCGGAGGCCATAATACCATTATTGTAAGTATATTTTATATTTCCCTCTCCGGTAATGAAAAAGCGGTTGATTTTGATATCCATTCCTGCCTTTTCTGAAAGTTCTGAAAGGAGTAACAAATCACCTCTTTTCTGGTTTCTATTTCTTAACTCACCCTTAATCATAGACATAAATCTCACTACCTCGATAATACAAGAGTTCGACATTCATTTCCGTCAAAACACATCTTTTTAGGAAATATTGAACTAATTATTTCTCTTTCTGTCCTGATATCACCTTCCCGATATATTATATCTACGGGAAAACCACTAATAAAATGGCATCCAAAAGATTTGAGAAAGTTCGAGAATTCGGTCTTCCACTTGCCACTGTGAGTTCGGCTTCATG includes the following:
- a CDS encoding fumarate reductase/succinate dehydrogenase flavoprotein subunit, with amino-acid sequence MILDSKIPEGPLEQKWENYKKSAKLVNPANRKKLDVIVVGTGLAGSSLAASLGEMGYNVKSFCFQDSPRRAHSVAAQGGVNAAKNYKNDGDSVYRMFVDTLKGGDFRAREANVYRMAECSLNLIDQAVAQGVPFGREYGGYLNNRSFGGVQVSRTFYARGQTGQQLLLGAYQALMRQVGKKSVQLFSRHEMLDMVIIDGKARGIIVRNLDTGEIERHAAHAVILATGGYGKIYYLSTLAMGCNGSAIWRAHKKGALMAAPSWIQVHPTSLPQSGDYQSKLTLMSESLRNDGRIWVPLKENENRKANDIPENERDYYLERRYPTFGNLAPRDISSRAAKERIDAGFGIGPLKNAVYLDFSKALKEQGEEKIQEKYGNLFNMYLKITGYNAYEEPMMISPSAHFSMGGLWVDYELMTTIPGLFALGEANFADHGANRLGANSLLQASVDGYFIAPYTIANYLSQEIHTGKISTDGIEFENAESQVKQQIENFIQINGTKTVDYFHKTLGKLLYDYCGLARNAEGLKFAIEEIRKLKEEFYKDVKVSGQADTMNSELEKAGRVADYFEIGELMCYDALTRNESCGAHFREEYQTPEGEALRNDAEFQFISAWAWTGDNNEPELIKEPLVFEEIQPTVRSYK
- a CDS encoding succinate dehydrogenase/fumarate reductase iron-sulfur subunit translates to MDLHLKIWRQKDHQSEGKLVNYDLTELNPHMSFLEMLDTLNEKLILKGEEPVEFDHDCREGICGQCGFMINGRAHGPLAKTTICQLHLRSFKDGERIVIEPFRALGFPLKRDLKVDRSAFDRIISSGGFVSINTGQAPDATAVAVTHETAEEAFDSAACIGCGACVAACKNGSASLFTSAKIMHMALLPQGKEERKNRVLNMVKQMDSEHFGHCSFTEACEVECPQGISVLNIARMNYEYGRALFLRKK